The Aeromicrobium sp. Sec7.5 genome window below encodes:
- a CDS encoding alpha/beta fold hydrolase, whose protein sequence is MSHPGPTTVRGSDMDFAVLSWGRPSDPLALLLHGYPDSPHSWAAVAETLVAAGYRVVAPWTRGYAPTDVPPDGSFHIGALAHDALALHGLLGGDERAVLVGHDWGAVAAHAVAGLDGQPFRRIVTMAVPPAAAFLARSDGWWPWLGRWGRQARLSWYMLFQQVPGLSERSLDRLVPALWRRWSPGHRADAELEAAWDAIRSRRTEVLRYYRHAARWWTVPDRYREAQAGLMRRSTLPMLYLHGRDDGCMLHEWSHQTAAVLPEGSRVEIVPDAGHFLQVEQPAAVARLILDFVGRA, encoded by the coding sequence ATGAGTCATCCTGGTCCGACCACGGTCCGTGGCAGTGACATGGACTTCGCGGTGCTGTCCTGGGGGCGGCCGTCCGATCCCTTGGCGCTGCTGCTGCACGGCTATCCGGACTCGCCGCACTCGTGGGCCGCGGTGGCCGAGACGTTGGTCGCCGCCGGGTATCGAGTCGTCGCGCCATGGACGCGCGGCTATGCGCCGACCGACGTCCCGCCCGACGGCTCGTTCCACATCGGCGCACTCGCGCACGACGCCCTCGCGCTGCACGGCCTGCTGGGTGGTGATGAGCGCGCCGTGCTGGTCGGTCACGACTGGGGCGCCGTAGCGGCCCACGCGGTGGCGGGACTGGACGGACAACCGTTCCGGCGGATCGTGACCATGGCCGTTCCGCCGGCTGCGGCGTTCCTCGCCCGCAGCGACGGCTGGTGGCCGTGGCTGGGACGGTGGGGTCGGCAGGCGCGGCTGAGCTGGTACATGCTCTTCCAGCAGGTCCCCGGGCTCTCCGAGCGATCGCTCGACCGCCTCGTCCCGGCGCTGTGGCGGCGGTGGTCCCCGGGGCACCGGGCGGACGCCGAGCTGGAGGCGGCCTGGGACGCGATCCGGTCGCGCCGCACCGAGGTGCTCCGCTACTACCGTCACGCTGCACGGTGGTGGACCGTCCCGGACCGGTACCGAGAGGCCCAGGCGGGGTTGATGCGCCGCTCGACGCTTCCGATGCTGTACCTGCACGGTCGCGACGACGGCTGCATGCTGCACGAGTGGAGCCACCAGACGGCCGCCGTGCTTCCCGAGGGGAGCCGGGTCGAGATCGTGCCGGATGCCGGGCACTTCCTCCAGGTCGAGCAGCCGGCCGCGGTCGCGAGGCTCATCCTGGACTTCGTCGGCCGCGCCTGA
- a CDS encoding FAD-binding dehydrogenase encodes MDADIIVIGAGIAGLTAAAEAADRGRSVVLVDQEGEQNLGGQAFWSLGGLFFVDSPEQRRMGVKDSIELATQDWMGSAQFDREEDAWPRRWAEAYLDFAAGEKRAWLRDMGLRLFPVVGWAERGDGRAEGHGNSVPRFHLTWGTGPGVVAPFERRVREHVTTGRIRFAFRHRVDALLVEDGAVVGARGALLEPTTVDRGVASSREETGEFELRGQAVIVTSGGIGGDHDLVRQVWPERLGTPPTTMVAGVPAHVDGRMLAISGDAGASIINPDRLWAYVEGLRNWDPIWENHGIRILPGPSSMWLDATGRRLPAPLFPGFDTLGTLKHLRGTGHDYSWFVLTQKVIEKEFALSGSEQNPDLTGKDVKLLLSRLKAGAPGPIEAFKTHGEDFVVADDLTALVAGMNTVGDTGHVDEADLRHLLEARDRELDNDFTKDAQITAMRGARTYRGDKLIRVATPHRFLDPKNGPLIAVRLNILTRKTLGGLETDLSGRCLTSDGTPLPGLYAAGEVNGFGGGGMMGYNALEGTFLGGCLFSGRVAGRAAAAATA; translated from the coding sequence ATGGACGCCGACATCATCGTCATCGGGGCCGGCATCGCCGGGCTCACCGCCGCCGCCGAGGCGGCCGACCGCGGACGCTCCGTCGTGCTGGTCGACCAGGAGGGCGAGCAGAACCTCGGCGGTCAGGCGTTCTGGAGCCTCGGCGGGCTGTTCTTCGTCGACTCCCCCGAGCAGCGGCGGATGGGCGTCAAGGACTCGATCGAGCTCGCCACCCAGGACTGGATGGGCAGTGCGCAGTTCGACCGCGAGGAGGACGCGTGGCCGCGCCGGTGGGCCGAGGCCTACCTCGACTTCGCCGCGGGCGAGAAGCGCGCCTGGCTGCGCGACATGGGGCTGCGCCTGTTCCCCGTCGTCGGGTGGGCCGAGCGCGGCGACGGTCGCGCCGAGGGCCACGGCAACTCGGTGCCCCGGTTCCACCTGACGTGGGGAACCGGCCCCGGCGTCGTCGCCCCGTTCGAGCGACGCGTCCGCGAGCACGTCACCACCGGCCGGATCCGGTTCGCGTTCCGCCACCGTGTCGACGCCCTGCTGGTCGAGGACGGAGCGGTGGTCGGTGCACGCGGTGCGCTGCTGGAGCCGACCACGGTCGATCGCGGCGTGGCGTCGAGCCGCGAGGAGACCGGCGAGTTCGAGCTGCGCGGCCAGGCCGTCATCGTGACGTCCGGCGGCATCGGCGGCGACCACGACCTGGTGCGCCAGGTCTGGCCCGAGCGCCTCGGCACCCCGCCGACGACGATGGTCGCCGGTGTGCCGGCCCACGTCGACGGACGCATGCTCGCTATCAGCGGCGACGCCGGCGCGAGCATCATCAACCCCGACCGGCTGTGGGCCTACGTCGAGGGCCTGCGGAACTGGGACCCGATCTGGGAGAACCACGGCATCCGCATCCTGCCCGGACCGTCGTCGATGTGGCTCGACGCGACCGGCCGGCGGCTGCCCGCGCCACTCTTCCCCGGCTTCGACACCCTCGGCACCCTGAAGCACCTTCGGGGCACGGGGCACGACTACTCGTGGTTCGTGCTGACGCAGAAGGTCATCGAGAAGGAGTTCGCCCTGTCCGGCTCGGAGCAGAACCCCGACCTGACCGGCAAGGACGTCAAGCTCCTGCTCAGCCGGCTCAAGGCCGGGGCGCCTGGGCCCATCGAGGCCTTCAAGACCCACGGCGAGGACTTCGTGGTCGCCGACGACCTCACCGCGCTCGTTGCCGGCATGAACACCGTGGGCGACACCGGTCACGTCGACGAGGCCGACCTGCGCCACCTGCTCGAGGCCCGCGACCGCGAGCTCGACAACGACTTCACGAAGGATGCGCAGATCACCGCGATGCGCGGGGCCCGGACGTACCGTGGCGACAAGCTGATCCGGGTCGCCACCCCGCACCGCTTCCTCGACCCGAAGAACGGCCCGCTCATCGCGGTGCGGCTCAACATCCTGACCCGCAAGACCCTCGGTGGCCTCGAGACCGACCTGTCCGGGCGCTGCCTCACGTCGGACGGCACCCCCTTGCCCGGCCTCTACGCGGCCGGCGAGGTCAACGGCTTCGGCGGCGGCGGGATGATGGGCTACAACGCGCTCGAGGGCACCTTCCTCGGTGGCTGCCTGTTCTCCGGCCGGGTCGCCGGGCGCGCGGCGGCCGCCGCCACGGCCTGA
- a CDS encoding molybdopterin-dependent oxidoreductase, translated as MPHTPDADEGAPVGRRAVLGLLGLGAVGIVAGSSVQNGLSQMLASVQMRDPTGLTSQIPLGDTWRYYSVTGAVEPRTRGDYSLKVSGLVDRPTSYSFADLEGLPQTSFDDTFQCVTGWSVPDVPWRGVRVSELLKSAAPTDEAVGVRYKSFDGTYTVNMTLEQARADDVLVVLAMYDEPVTHDHGGPVRIYSGSMYGYKSAKWLSEIEVTPNNAPGYWEDRGYPLDGFIEDD; from the coding sequence ATGCCGCACACGCCCGACGCCGACGAGGGCGCACCGGTCGGTCGACGCGCGGTGCTCGGCCTCCTGGGCCTCGGCGCGGTCGGCATCGTGGCGGGCAGCTCGGTGCAGAACGGCCTGAGCCAGATGCTGGCGTCCGTGCAGATGCGCGACCCCACCGGCCTCACGTCGCAGATCCCGCTCGGCGACACCTGGCGCTACTACTCCGTGACCGGAGCCGTCGAGCCGCGCACGCGAGGGGACTACAGCCTGAAGGTCTCCGGGCTCGTCGACCGGCCCACCTCCTACTCCTTCGCCGATCTGGAGGGGCTCCCGCAGACCTCGTTCGACGACACCTTCCAGTGCGTGACCGGCTGGTCGGTGCCCGACGTCCCGTGGCGCGGGGTCCGCGTGAGCGAGCTGCTGAAGTCCGCCGCTCCGACCGACGAGGCCGTGGGGGTGCGCTACAAGTCCTTCGACGGCACCTACACCGTCAACATGACGCTCGAGCAGGCCCGCGCGGACGACGTCCTCGTGGTGCTCGCGATGTACGACGAGCCGGTCACGCACGACCACGGTGGTCCGGTGCGGATCTACTCGGGATCGATGTACGGCTACAAGAGCGCCAAGTGGCTCTCCGAGATCGAGGTCACGCCGAACAACGCCCCCGGGTACTGGGAGGACCGCGGCTATCCGCTGGACGGGTTCATCGAGGATGACTGA
- a CDS encoding cytochrome b/b6 domain-containing protein: MTNSSDVDRFVLAERLVHRVFAVLMVVCIVTAAILYNGALMMAVGHRQVVETIHVWCGFALPVPLLLGAASKAYRTDLGILNRFTRADWRWLRSRSRRDGSIPVGKFNAGQKINSWLVAGSTGALLGTGILLFWPDLVRLSWRAGATFVHDWFALGLGLLVVGHVTYAVRDPESRRGMRTGRVSRSWARAEHEAWADEVTGAGPSDPT, from the coding sequence GTGACCAACTCCTCGGACGTCGACCGCTTCGTGCTGGCCGAGCGCCTCGTGCACCGCGTCTTCGCCGTGCTGATGGTCGTGTGCATCGTGACCGCGGCGATCCTCTACAACGGCGCCCTCATGATGGCGGTCGGCCACCGCCAGGTCGTCGAGACGATCCACGTGTGGTGCGGGTTCGCCCTCCCTGTGCCGCTGCTGCTCGGGGCCGCGTCGAAGGCGTACCGCACCGACCTCGGGATCCTGAACCGCTTCACCCGCGCCGACTGGCGCTGGCTCCGGAGCCGGTCGCGCCGCGACGGCTCGATCCCCGTCGGCAAGTTCAACGCCGGCCAGAAGATCAACTCCTGGCTCGTGGCCGGGTCGACCGGCGCCCTGCTGGGCACCGGGATTCTCCTGTTCTGGCCCGACCTGGTGCGCCTGTCCTGGCGCGCCGGAGCCACGTTCGTCCACGACTGGTTCGCCCTCGGGCTGGGCCTGCTCGTGGTCGGCCACGTGACCTACGCCGTGCGGGACCCCGAGTCCCGCCGCGGCATGCGCACGGGGCGCGTCTCGCGCAGCTGGGCGCGGGCCGAGCACGAGGCGTGGGCCGACGAGGTCACCGGCGCCGGGCCCTCAGACCCGACCTGA
- a CDS encoding GAF domain-containing SpoIIE family protein phosphatase, with the protein MSDEHERGADPSFDRYARMVRRALGVPVALVSIVEENRQVFTGAVGLPQPYQDSRETPLSHSFCQYVARDEKPLVIEDARVHPVLRTNLAIEDLQVVAYAGWPITDHTGRTIGSLCAIDSSPRTWSSAELETLEDLAAACSAELAERERRRSADARAADADRLSRENRVRLALAEGLVAASTFEEVAAAVEDAAITHLGCSGAGLWLRSGLANGSRDAQPEGLLTFSGSDRLQRVPSTRDEWARATEHASVTVTDPTPFGWVTRRAMPMFFSDHAEQDTVFPEMAASSGAAEARAVMPVGIGAYTFGALVLTFREPRQFSDSDRATAAALASYVAQAVERAWALHQRVETSEILQAAMLSDLPEVEGLSSAARYRSADRGKRVGGDWYDLLARSDGSVAVAVGDVVGHDIQAAADMGQLRSMLRAIAWTGDDDPAATLGELDRSIVGLEIDAMASLVFGVLTRGTGHAAPWTFTWASAGHPPPLLVDPAGEVTWLVQERRAPMLGIDIGTAHRGSVVQIEPGSTLVLYTDGLVERRGEVLDLGLERLGAAAQRGHGGTAEAVATGLLAELVPDRIADDVALLVLTFGD; encoded by the coding sequence ATGTCAGACGAGCACGAGCGGGGAGCGGATCCGTCCTTCGACCGCTATGCCCGCATGGTGCGGCGTGCCTTGGGCGTCCCGGTGGCGCTGGTCTCCATCGTGGAGGAGAACCGCCAGGTCTTCACGGGTGCCGTGGGCCTTCCGCAGCCGTACCAGGACTCGCGGGAGACGCCGCTGTCGCACTCGTTCTGCCAGTACGTCGCGCGTGACGAGAAGCCCCTCGTCATCGAGGACGCGCGGGTGCACCCCGTCCTGCGCACCAACCTCGCGATCGAGGACCTCCAGGTCGTCGCCTACGCCGGGTGGCCGATCACCGACCACACGGGGCGGACGATCGGTTCGCTCTGCGCGATCGACTCCTCGCCGCGCACCTGGAGCTCGGCTGAGCTCGAGACGTTGGAGGACCTGGCGGCGGCCTGCTCGGCCGAGCTCGCCGAGCGGGAGCGTCGCCGGTCGGCCGATGCCCGGGCGGCGGACGCCGACCGGTTGTCGCGCGAGAACCGTGTCCGGCTCGCCCTGGCCGAGGGCCTCGTGGCCGCGAGCACCTTCGAGGAGGTCGCGGCCGCCGTCGAGGACGCGGCGATCACGCACCTGGGCTGCTCCGGGGCAGGGCTCTGGCTCCGGTCCGGCCTGGCGAACGGCTCCCGGGACGCGCAGCCCGAGGGGCTGCTGACGTTCTCGGGCAGCGACCGGCTCCAGCGGGTCCCGTCGACCCGCGACGAGTGGGCCCGCGCCACCGAGCACGCCAGCGTCACCGTCACCGACCCGACGCCGTTCGGGTGGGTCACGCGGCGGGCCATGCCGATGTTCTTCTCCGACCACGCCGAGCAGGACACGGTCTTCCCCGAGATGGCGGCCTCGTCCGGCGCCGCCGAGGCCCGCGCCGTCATGCCCGTCGGCATCGGTGCATACACCTTCGGTGCACTCGTGCTGACCTTCCGTGAACCACGCCAGTTCAGCGACAGCGACCGCGCCACGGCGGCGGCCCTGGCGTCCTACGTCGCCCAGGCGGTCGAGCGGGCCTGGGCGTTGCACCAGAGGGTCGAGACGTCCGAGATCCTGCAGGCCGCCATGCTCAGCGACCTTCCCGAGGTCGAGGGCCTGTCGAGCGCGGCCCGCTACCGGTCGGCCGACCGGGGCAAGCGGGTCGGTGGTGACTGGTACGACCTGCTGGCCCGCTCCGACGGCTCGGTCGCCGTGGCCGTGGGCGACGTGGTCGGGCACGACATCCAGGCGGCCGCCGACATGGGTCAGCTGCGCAGCATGCTGCGCGCCATCGCCTGGACGGGCGACGACGACCCCGCCGCGACCCTCGGTGAGCTCGATCGATCGATCGTGGGCCTGGAGATCGACGCCATGGCGAGCCTGGTGTTCGGCGTCCTGACCCGCGGCACGGGCCACGCCGCCCCCTGGACCTTCACCTGGGCGTCGGCCGGTCATCCGCCGCCGTTGCTCGTCGACCCGGCGGGCGAGGTCACGTGGCTGGTCCAGGAGCGCCGTGCCCCGATGCTCGGCATCGACATCGGCACCGCCCATCGAGGATCGGTCGTGCAGATCGAGCCCGGGTCGACGCTGGTGCTCTACACCGACGGTCTGGTCGAGCGGCGTGGCGAGGTGCTCGACCTCGGGCTCGAGCGGCTCGGCGCGGCTGCGCAGCGCGGGCACGGTGGAACCGCCGAGGCCGTGGCCACGGGACTGCTGGCGGAGCTGGTCCCCGATCGGATCGCCGACGACGTCGCCCTGCTCGTCCTCACGTTCGGCGACTGA
- a CDS encoding TetR/AcrR family transcriptional regulator: protein MPRNRRPIDRAEKRDEIVVAAAALFTEAGYDDSSMAKVAAAAGVTPTTIYWYFADKDALLVAVLDHLLTQALEEAAPHLEDPWVEQVLWAVERLERYSKLVTVVHARTATSPTIDEWHEGFHALMDTMLADGLATAGAAPEDVEAMTRMSVFVVEGLLTHPLPQAERRTIIEMIHRPR, encoded by the coding sequence GTGCCTCGGAACCGTCGACCGATCGACCGTGCGGAGAAGCGCGACGAGATCGTCGTCGCTGCCGCCGCGCTGTTCACCGAGGCCGGCTACGACGACAGCTCGATGGCGAAGGTCGCCGCGGCGGCGGGCGTCACGCCCACGACGATCTACTGGTACTTCGCCGACAAGGACGCCCTGCTGGTGGCCGTGCTCGACCACCTGCTGACCCAGGCTCTCGAGGAGGCGGCGCCGCACCTCGAGGACCCCTGGGTCGAGCAGGTGCTGTGGGCCGTCGAGCGGCTCGAGCGATACAGCAAGCTCGTCACGGTCGTGCACGCGCGCACCGCGACCTCACCCACGATCGACGAGTGGCACGAGGGCTTCCATGCGCTGATGGACACGATGCTGGCCGACGGCCTGGCCACAGCGGGCGCTGCGCCGGAGGACGTGGAGGCGATGACCCGCATGAGCGTCTTCGTGGTCGAGGGCCTGCTCACCCACCCGCTGCCGCAGGCCGAGCGTCGCACGATCATCGAGATGATCCACCGCCCGCGCTGA
- a CDS encoding alpha/beta hydrolase: protein MTTDHSASPDGDEARFVSEGVDCAARVYRPTSTAGPAPVVVLAHGFGGVRALRLDAYAERFAAAGYVAVAFDYRGFGDSAGEPRQLLDVGMQLADWRAALAFARTLPGVDPERVVAWGTSFAGGHVITLAGADEPLAAIITQVPHVSGPAAVRATGLLPSLRVGIHGIRDQVRAWFGRSPVYVDSVAAPGRTGVMTSPDAAPGMDRLIAESGLRAGDYPQTVAARIVLRIGLYSPGRSAAKVACPALVQIVEDDAVTPRRVAERTARKMRHATVHLYPGGHFDPYVEPLFSRVIADQIAFLQTHVPLDHDHAGTGATS, encoded by the coding sequence ATGACGACCGACCACAGCGCGAGCCCCGACGGGGACGAGGCACGCTTCGTCTCCGAGGGCGTCGACTGCGCCGCGCGGGTGTACCGGCCGACGAGCACCGCCGGGCCCGCCCCTGTCGTGGTCCTGGCCCACGGCTTCGGCGGGGTGCGTGCCCTGCGGCTCGACGCCTACGCCGAGCGGTTCGCCGCGGCCGGCTACGTCGCGGTGGCCTTCGACTACCGCGGCTTCGGCGACAGCGCGGGCGAGCCGCGGCAGCTGCTCGACGTCGGCATGCAGCTGGCCGACTGGCGCGCCGCACTGGCGTTCGCCCGGACCCTGCCGGGCGTCGATCCGGAGCGCGTCGTCGCCTGGGGCACGTCCTTCGCCGGCGGCCACGTCATCACCCTCGCCGGAGCCGACGAGCCGCTCGCCGCGATCATCACCCAGGTGCCGCACGTGAGCGGCCCCGCGGCCGTGCGCGCTACCGGGCTCCTCCCCAGCCTTCGCGTCGGGATCCACGGCATCCGCGACCAGGTCCGCGCCTGGTTCGGGCGCTCGCCCGTCTACGTCGACAGCGTCGCCGCGCCGGGACGCACCGGCGTCATGACGTCACCCGACGCCGCACCCGGCATGGACCGGCTGATCGCCGAGTCCGGGCTCCGGGCCGGCGACTACCCCCAGACCGTCGCGGCGCGGATCGTGCTCAGGATCGGCCTCTACTCACCGGGACGATCGGCCGCGAAGGTCGCGTGCCCCGCACTCGTGCAGATCGTCGAGGACGACGCCGTCACGCCCCGTCGCGTGGCCGAGCGCACCGCACGGAAGATGCGGCACGCCACCGTGCACCTCTACCCCGGCGGCCACTTCGACCCGTACGTGGAGCCACTGTTCAGCCGCGTCATCGCCGACCAGATCGCGTTCCTGCAGACCCACGTCCCCCTCGACCACGACCACGCCGGAACCGGAGCCACCTCATGA
- a CDS encoding SDR family NAD(P)-dependent oxidoreductase has translation MTTTRPTALVTGASAGIGAAFAELLAQDGHDLILVARRAERLDELAARLRAQHGTACTVLTADLTDPGAPEELMAAVREQGLTVDVLVNNAGMSGSAAFADSPWSDLAGEIQLMITAVTQLAHLVVPEMKARGHGRIINLSSLAAFAPPGESLLYTGIKTYVLGMSQALDMELKPHGVHVTALCPGFTHSEFHDVMGTRDAASKLPSILWQQADAVAREGWAAVNKGKPVCVPGTVNKVISHGMRPVPFRAQYVLGRSMNPFKN, from the coding sequence ATGACCACGACCCGACCCACCGCCCTCGTCACGGGAGCGTCCGCCGGCATCGGTGCCGCCTTCGCCGAGCTGCTCGCCCAGGACGGCCACGACCTCATCCTCGTGGCCCGCCGCGCCGAGCGGCTCGACGAGCTCGCCGCGCGCCTCAGGGCCCAGCACGGCACGGCCTGCACGGTCCTGACGGCCGACCTCACCGACCCTGGAGCACCCGAGGAGCTCATGGCAGCGGTCCGCGAGCAGGGCCTCACGGTCGACGTCCTGGTCAACAACGCCGGCATGTCGGGCTCAGCGGCCTTCGCCGATTCGCCCTGGTCGGACCTCGCGGGCGAGATCCAGCTCATGATCACGGCCGTGACCCAGCTGGCCCACCTCGTCGTGCCCGAGATGAAGGCCCGCGGCCACGGCCGCATCATCAACCTGTCGTCACTCGCGGCCTTCGCCCCTCCCGGCGAGAGCCTGCTCTACACCGGCATCAAGACCTACGTGCTGGGCATGTCGCAGGCGCTGGACATGGAGCTCAAGCCCCACGGCGTCCACGTCACGGCCCTGTGCCCCGGCTTCACCCACAGCGAGTTCCACGACGTCATGGGCACCCGCGACGCGGCCTCCAAGCTGCCGTCGATCCTCTGGCAGCAGGCCGACGCCGTGGCGCGAGAGGGCTGGGCCGCCGTCAACAAGGGCAAGCCCGTCTGCGTCCCCGGCACCGTCAACAAGGTGATCTCCCACGGCATGCGGCCGGTCCCGTTCCGCGCGCAGTACGTCCTCGGGCGATCCATGAACCCCTTCAAGAACTGA
- a CDS encoding NAD(P)-binding domain-containing protein, with protein MPETREQPVVVIGAGPAGLAAAAHLRARDLPVLVLEAGSDVGAAVREWGHVRLFSSWSELVDPAARALLEPAGWAAPNPKRYPTGRDWVDSYLQPLADVLGESVRLDTRVIAVTRSGRDRLVSSGRETSSFTVHVETSTGREVLAARAVVDASGTWGRPNPLGSDGFPAIGEIENATRISYRMPDLTDDAVVQRYAGKHVVVAGSGASAKGVLIGLVALAKLHPDTRITWLVRRPTVNATFAGSGQDELPARGELGQLARDAVETGPVATVNGFRTSAVASDSGGRLTLTSDRGAEVAGVDEVVVLTGFRPDLSFLSELRLDLDPVLESPRTLAPLIDPNEHSCGTVYPHGAAELAQPEPGFYPVGMKSYGRATSFLALTGFEQTRSVAAAIAGDHEAAARVDLVLPDTGVCGGAGTFEDEAATDGGGCCGAPAAPELLTLGGPASS; from the coding sequence ATGCCTGAGACCCGCGAGCAGCCGGTCGTCGTCATCGGCGCCGGTCCGGCGGGCCTGGCTGCGGCCGCGCACCTGCGTGCGCGCGACCTTCCCGTCCTCGTCCTGGAGGCGGGCAGTGACGTCGGCGCGGCGGTGCGGGAGTGGGGTCACGTCCGTCTGTTCTCGTCGTGGTCCGAGCTCGTCGACCCGGCGGCGCGGGCGCTTCTGGAGCCCGCGGGCTGGGCGGCGCCGAACCCGAAGCGGTACCCGACCGGGCGGGACTGGGTCGACTCCTACCTGCAGCCGCTCGCCGACGTGCTCGGCGAGAGCGTCAGGCTCGACACGCGCGTCATCGCCGTGACTCGCTCGGGACGCGATCGCCTCGTGTCCTCGGGGCGTGAGACGTCGAGCTTCACGGTCCACGTCGAGACGTCCACCGGCCGCGAGGTGCTCGCCGCCCGGGCGGTCGTCGACGCCTCCGGCACGTGGGGTCGCCCCAACCCGCTGGGCAGTGACGGCTTTCCCGCGATCGGTGAGATCGAGAACGCGACCCGCATCAGCTACCGGATGCCCGACCTGACCGACGACGCGGTGGTCCAGCGGTATGCCGGCAAGCACGTCGTCGTCGCAGGATCCGGCGCCTCGGCCAAGGGCGTGCTGATCGGTCTCGTCGCGCTCGCGAAGCTGCACCCCGACACTCGCATCACCTGGTTGGTGCGCCGACCCACGGTCAACGCGACCTTCGCCGGCAGCGGCCAGGACGAGCTCCCCGCCCGCGGCGAGCTGGGCCAGCTCGCTCGGGATGCCGTCGAGACCGGACCGGTCGCGACCGTGAACGGCTTCCGCACGTCCGCGGTGGCGTCGGACTCCGGCGGCCGCCTCACCCTGACGTCGGACCGTGGCGCGGAGGTCGCGGGCGTCGACGAGGTCGTCGTCCTGACCGGCTTCCGGCCCGACCTCTCGTTCCTCTCCGAGCTGCGGCTCGACCTCGACCCCGTGCTGGAGTCACCGCGAACGCTGGCGCCCCTGATCGACCCGAACGAGCACTCCTGCGGCACGGTCTACCCGCACGGCGCCGCCGAGCTGGCCCAGCCCGAGCCGGGCTTCTATCCCGTCGGGATGAAGTCCTACGGTCGCGCCACGTCGTTCCTGGCCCTCACCGGCTTCGAGCAGACCCGCTCGGTCGCCGCTGCCATTGCTGGTGACCACGAGGCGGCGGCCCGCGTCGATCTCGTGCTTCCCGACACCGGTGTGTGCGGGGGAGCGGGGACCTTCGAGGACGAGGCCGCCACGGATGGCGGTGGGTGCTGTGGTGCCCCCGCCGCTCCTGAGCTCCTCACGCTGGGCGGTCCGGCGTCGAGCTGA
- a CDS encoding arsenate reductase ArsC, with amino-acid sequence MTDSKPSVLFVCVHNAGRSQMAAGFLTNLAGDRVDVRSAGSMPGDQINPVAVEAMAEVGIDIAGEQPKKLTDDAVIASDVVITMGCGDECPYFPGKRYEDWVLTDPAGQGIETVREVRDEIKARIEGLIESLVPGTGAVDHA; translated from the coding sequence ATGACTGATTCCAAGCCCTCCGTCCTGTTCGTCTGCGTCCACAACGCCGGCCGGTCGCAGATGGCCGCAGGCTTCCTGACGAACCTCGCGGGCGACCGCGTCGACGTCCGCTCGGCCGGATCGATGCCCGGCGACCAGATCAACCCTGTCGCCGTCGAGGCCATGGCCGAGGTCGGCATCGACATCGCCGGCGAGCAGCCCAAGAAGCTCACCGACGACGCCGTGATCGCCTCCGACGTCGTCATCACGATGGGCTGCGGCGACGAGTGCCCCTACTTCCCCGGCAAGCGCTACGAGGACTGGGTGCTCACCGACCCCGCAGGCCAGGGCATCGAGACCGTTCGGGAAGTCCGCGACGAGATCAAGGCACGCATCGAGGGCCTCATCGAGTCGCTCGTTCCCGGCACGGGAGCCGTCGACCATGCCTGA
- a CDS encoding arsenate reductase ArsC — translation MSITARDTHEATIADLAYAFDGTFARARIEQAVTEAREALEPNAAITTYLPILVRRYATELLTAQAQADGTRVKTVPEILFVCVHNAGRSQMAAAIAEHLAPGRVHVRSAGSAPTGEINPQAVAVLAERGIDLTTAYPKPLTDTVLHAADVIITMGCGDTCPIFPGKQYLDWDVSDPAGATLDQVRDIRDDLQGRITGLLRDLNL, via the coding sequence ATGAGCATCACGGCACGCGACACCCACGAGGCCACGATCGCCGACCTGGCCTACGCCTTCGACGGCACCTTCGCCCGCGCCCGCATCGAGCAGGCCGTCACCGAAGCGCGCGAAGCGCTGGAGCCGAATGCCGCCATCACGACCTACCTGCCGATCTTGGTCCGCCGCTACGCCACCGAGCTGCTCACCGCCCAGGCGCAGGCCGACGGCACGCGGGTCAAGACCGTCCCGGAGATCCTGTTCGTGTGCGTGCACAACGCCGGCCGGTCGCAGATGGCGGCCGCGATCGCCGAGCACCTCGCTCCCGGACGCGTCCACGTCCGCTCCGCCGGCTCGGCACCGACGGGCGAGATCAATCCGCAGGCGGTCGCGGTGCTCGCCGAGCGCGGCATCGACCTGACCACCGCCTACCCCAAGCCACTGACCGACACCGTGCTGCACGCCGCGGACGTCATCATCACGATGGGCTGCGGTGACACCTGCCCGATCTTCCCCGGCAAGCAGTACCTCGACTGGGACGTCAGCGATCCTGCCGGCGCCACGCTCGACCAGGTCCGCGACATCCGCGACGACCTCCAGGGCCGCATCACCGGCCTCCTGCGCGACCTCAACCTCTGA